A single genomic interval of Dyella sp. GSA-30 harbors:
- a CDS encoding IucA/IucC family protein, whose protein sequence is MSPQAMREQWHQAQAESQAIACWLNCYLREFALPREQVDLDYRGLDMPAGLLLGEGQVLRIHFADAGHLLCIRVARVSVLGRCDYLSAPYVKRPGEAWRCVDAAAVVHFLLERLAPECGFNNELLGQTLNSIEIASRLLARSLEAPRSGDALLDAEQGMLWGHALHPTPKSREGLPVSVVLDASPEVRTRVPLYWFRIDPRLLRSYGRDVRSTLEHVAGEAHLYPCHPWEAQRLLAQPLMQQAIERGWIEPVGAVGKALYPTSSVRTMYHPELDYFLKLSIHVRLTNCVRKNAWYELESAVVLTDLLAPSWQEVRSKVPGFDVMPEPAATTLDFSPLSDDVDALRDMTESFGMLYRENLPSLQRMYYQPQVAGALFTTDRHGKSVCRQHVESLGGHYASMAQAWFEAYASLLLDGIWLAFFGHGIILEPHLQNTLVGFERGMPARVWVRDLEGTKLVDSFWPNHRLGELSPRARASVHYSAALGWKRVAYCALVNNLAEAIFHLAGCDDALEQRLWQSIADIAERWQQRHGYQALLQGLIEGDALPSKNNLRTRLFKRADRDSDYTGLPNPMLRSARTRVAA, encoded by the coding sequence ATGTCCCCGCAAGCGATGCGTGAACAGTGGCACCAGGCCCAAGCCGAATCGCAGGCGATCGCCTGCTGGCTTAACTGCTATCTGCGTGAATTCGCGCTACCGCGCGAACAGGTCGACCTGGATTACCGCGGACTCGACATGCCCGCCGGTTTGCTGCTTGGCGAAGGTCAGGTACTGCGTATTCACTTTGCCGATGCCGGCCATCTGCTGTGCATACGTGTAGCGCGAGTCAGCGTATTGGGTCGTTGCGACTACCTGTCTGCGCCGTATGTGAAGCGCCCGGGTGAAGCATGGCGTTGTGTCGACGCCGCAGCGGTCGTGCACTTCCTGCTGGAGCGCCTGGCGCCGGAATGCGGTTTCAACAACGAGCTGCTCGGCCAGACCCTCAACAGCATCGAGATCGCAAGCCGGCTGCTCGCGCGCTCGCTGGAGGCGCCACGATCCGGCGATGCACTGCTCGATGCCGAACAAGGCATGTTGTGGGGACACGCTTTGCATCCCACGCCCAAGAGCCGCGAAGGCCTGCCGGTGTCTGTGGTGCTCGACGCATCCCCCGAAGTGCGCACGCGCGTTCCGCTGTACTGGTTTCGCATCGATCCACGCCTGTTGCGCAGCTACGGGCGTGACGTGCGTTCGACGCTGGAACACGTCGCGGGCGAAGCGCATCTCTACCCATGTCACCCCTGGGAAGCGCAGCGCCTGCTCGCACAACCGTTGATGCAACAAGCCATCGAACGCGGCTGGATCGAGCCGGTGGGCGCCGTCGGAAAGGCGCTTTACCCGACCTCGTCCGTGCGCACCATGTATCACCCCGAGCTCGATTATTTCCTGAAGCTGTCCATTCATGTCCGCCTGACCAACTGCGTACGCAAGAACGCCTGGTACGAACTGGAAAGCGCGGTGGTCCTGACCGATCTCCTCGCGCCGTCCTGGCAGGAAGTGAGGTCGAAAGTACCCGGCTTCGACGTGATGCCGGAGCCGGCCGCGACCACGCTGGATTTCAGTCCGCTATCGGACGATGTCGACGCTCTGCGCGACATGACCGAGAGCTTCGGCATGCTCTATCGGGAAAACCTGCCGTCGCTGCAACGCATGTACTACCAGCCGCAGGTCGCCGGTGCGTTGTTCACTACCGATCGCCATGGCAAGAGTGTCTGCCGCCAGCACGTGGAAAGTCTGGGCGGCCACTACGCGAGCATGGCCCAGGCATGGTTCGAAGCCTATGCGTCGTTGTTGCTCGATGGCATCTGGCTGGCGTTTTTCGGGCACGGCATCATTCTGGAGCCTCACTTGCAGAACACCCTCGTTGGTTTCGAACGTGGCATGCCGGCCCGCGTATGGGTGCGCGATCTGGAAGGCACCAAGCTGGTCGACAGTTTCTGGCCGAACCATCGCTTGGGCGAACTTTCGCCGCGGGCACGCGCCTCGGTGCATTACTCGGCCGCGCTCGGCTGGAAACGCGTGGCTTATTGCGCCCTGGTCAACAATCTCGCCGAAGCGATCTTTCATCTCGCCGGTTGCGATGACGCACTCGAACAGCGCCTATGGCAATCGATCGCCGACATCGCCGAACGCTGGCAGCAGCGCCATGGTTACCAGGCCTTGCTGCAGGGTTTGA
- a CDS encoding MFS transporter: protein MMRVLGPVLTAHYLAAFTALGMPVFMPRVLEQLAPHAPNWLAGALYVLPTLCTALTATTWGRLADRYGRKLSLLRAQAGLALGFVLAGFAPNLAWFMLALVIQGTCGGSLAAANAYLSTQFSAGNTQTTLARALDWTQFSARLAMVTAPALLGIATGWGLAQELYRYLALLPLLAFVVTLSLPTDSVATPTSSSRKSALPERAWQSWSGLLTVQFLFYFAMVVTFPYFIPYSEHLGIGHDSAAGLLYSLPHLVYLIALPWWRSSALAPQRPLLIGLCLFSIACLAQAWMSEPLWLAPARCLYGAGMLLAIGGLNRALGARAGGSAAGRIFGLFDACGKWAGACGGLMAGALVQRFGLSTPFVAATLAGLAAACTAAYVFRPQKRQLYVPASDA from the coding sequence CTGATGCGCGTGCTCGGCCCCGTTCTGACCGCACATTATCTGGCGGCATTCACCGCGCTCGGCATGCCTGTATTCATGCCGCGCGTACTTGAACAATTGGCGCCGCACGCCCCTAACTGGCTGGCGGGTGCGTTGTATGTCTTGCCGACCCTCTGTACGGCGCTCACGGCAACGACATGGGGGCGGCTCGCTGACCGCTACGGCCGCAAGCTCTCGCTATTGCGTGCGCAGGCAGGACTGGCCCTGGGTTTTGTGCTCGCCGGCTTCGCCCCCAACCTGGCCTGGTTCATGCTCGCCCTGGTTATCCAGGGCACCTGTGGCGGTTCGCTCGCGGCCGCTAACGCCTATCTCTCGACGCAGTTCAGCGCCGGCAATACGCAAACCACATTGGCGCGCGCCCTGGATTGGACGCAGTTCTCTGCGCGATTGGCGATGGTGACCGCGCCCGCCCTGCTCGGCATTGCCACTGGCTGGGGGTTGGCGCAGGAACTCTATCGCTATCTCGCCTTGTTGCCGCTGCTGGCATTTGTCGTGACGCTAAGCTTGCCGACGGATAGTGTGGCCACGCCGACATCTTCGTCGCGGAAGTCCGCACTACCCGAACGCGCCTGGCAAAGCTGGAGCGGGCTGCTTACGGTGCAGTTCCTGTTCTATTTCGCCATGGTGGTGACGTTCCCGTATTTCATTCCCTACAGCGAACACCTCGGCATCGGCCACGACAGCGCCGCCGGTCTGCTCTATAGCCTGCCGCACCTGGTCTATCTGATCGCCCTGCCCTGGTGGCGTAGTTCGGCGTTGGCGCCGCAACGTCCTCTGCTGATCGGACTTTGTCTGTTCTCGATCGCCTGCCTTGCACAGGCATGGATGAGCGAACCGCTGTGGCTTGCGCCCGCGCGCTGTCTTTATGGCGCCGGCATGCTGCTGGCCATCGGCGGCTTGAATCGCGCCCTGGGTGCACGTGCCGGCGGCAGCGCTGCCGGTCGCATCTTCGGTCTGTTCGATGCCTGCGGTAAATGGGCCGGCGCCTGCGGCGGCCTGATGGCCGGCGCGCTGGTGCAACGCTTCGGACTGTCCACGCCTTTTGTCGCCGCCACGCTTGCCGGTCTCGCCGCCGCGTGCACGGCCGCCTATGTCTTCCGTCCCCAGAAGAGGCAGCTCTATGTCCCCGCAAGCGATGCGTGA
- a CDS encoding IucA/IucC family siderophore biosynthesis protein, with product MNAQLDTQRDNLLDADEAYIARRIIDTCLRENLRDIVRLGQATTPNNTIVDAWPHALPALWWRIAHLPGGVIWMPVMRSDYMQDIGAISHGWIREQNGTAHYEEGATEWLHLLSEGLDEQTRALHHQYADEAACAAAHRSLSREGFARHSAQLAQALTHDDAFERALLCDQVASHRDHPFYPTARAKSGFDASDLHAYAPEFAPVFELRWLAVPRNVLTLTTAPPDFWPTMAMLGLSADMDATHGALPVHPLNWARLDDFGLPPGSVRAPQAYLAVRPTLSVRTVMPVDHPRHHIKLPLLMRTLGALNLRLIKPSTIYDGHWFEQVLNAIGEHDDKLRSRYIHVDESHGGHMDDARHLAYIVRTYPALDSETILPVAALCASMPDQRPLAAHIADRYYNGDVLAWWREYAALLCDVHLRLWLRHGVALESNQQNAVLIYQAGIAPRLLMKDNDAARTLVPRLLAELPELERLGLPRDERIVVSDDDALGRMFCTITLQLCLLAVLEGVAAYEPTWRLPFYQVLGDTLDNTLATLQDEGIDIQPARQLFAVDRLPVKYLLSAGSLLSKQATGAADINKFYGDSGPNFLLNPQLRGGAR from the coding sequence ATGAACGCCCAGCTCGATACCCAGCGGGATAACCTGCTCGACGCCGACGAGGCCTATATCGCGCGACGGATCATCGATACCTGCCTGCGCGAAAACCTGCGCGACATCGTGCGTCTTGGACAGGCGACGACACCGAACAACACCATCGTGGATGCATGGCCGCATGCGCTTCCCGCCTTGTGGTGGCGCATTGCGCACCTGCCTGGTGGCGTCATCTGGATGCCTGTCATGCGAAGTGACTACATGCAGGACATCGGTGCGATCAGCCACGGATGGATACGCGAGCAGAACGGTACGGCGCACTACGAAGAAGGTGCTACCGAATGGCTACACCTCCTGAGCGAAGGTCTCGACGAGCAAACGCGCGCGCTGCATCACCAATATGCCGACGAGGCGGCTTGTGCCGCGGCACACCGCAGCTTGTCCCGCGAAGGCTTTGCCCGGCACAGCGCTCAGCTGGCGCAGGCACTGACCCATGACGATGCCTTCGAGCGCGCCCTGCTGTGCGACCAGGTGGCCAGCCATCGCGACCATCCTTTTTATCCGACCGCACGGGCCAAGTCGGGCTTCGATGCAAGCGACCTCCACGCGTACGCGCCCGAATTCGCGCCGGTCTTCGAACTGCGCTGGCTGGCCGTTCCTCGCAATGTACTGACCTTGACCACCGCGCCACCGGACTTCTGGCCAACGATGGCCATGCTGGGGCTATCGGCAGACATGGACGCCACGCATGGCGCGCTTCCAGTACATCCATTGAACTGGGCGCGCCTGGACGATTTTGGCCTGCCGCCTGGCAGCGTACGCGCACCGCAGGCATATCTGGCCGTGCGACCGACGCTTTCCGTGCGCACGGTGATGCCGGTCGACCATCCGCGCCATCACATCAAGCTACCGCTGTTGATGCGCACGCTCGGCGCGCTCAACCTGCGCCTGATCAAGCCGTCGACCATCTACGACGGCCACTGGTTCGAACAGGTGCTCAACGCGATTGGCGAGCACGATGACAAGCTGCGCTCCCGTTATATCCACGTCGACGAGTCGCATGGCGGGCACATGGACGATGCACGGCACCTGGCATATATCGTGCGCACCTATCCTGCACTGGACAGCGAAACCATTCTTCCGGTGGCCGCACTTTGCGCGTCGATGCCGGACCAGCGCCCCTTGGCGGCGCACATCGCCGATCGTTATTACAACGGCGATGTACTGGCCTGGTGGCGCGAGTACGCGGCACTGCTGTGCGACGTGCACCTGCGGCTATGGTTGCGACACGGCGTCGCACTGGAATCCAACCAGCAAAATGCGGTGCTGATCTATCAAGCGGGCATCGCTCCACGATTGCTCATGAAGGACAACGACGCCGCGCGCACGCTGGTGCCGCGCCTGCTGGCCGAACTGCCCGAGCTCGAACGGCTGGGACTGCCGCGCGATGAGCGCATCGTGGTGAGCGACGACGATGCCCTGGGCCGCATGTTCTGCACCATTACCTTGCAACTTTGCTTGCTGGCCGTATTGGAAGGCGTCGCAGCATACGAACCGACCTGGCGCTTGCCGTTCTACCAAGTGCTTGGCGACACGCTCGACAACACGCTCGCCACGCTGCAGGACGAAGGCATCGATATACAACCGGCACGTCAACTGTTTGCCGTCGACCGGTTGCCGGTGAAATACCTGCTCAGCGCGGGCAGCCTGCTCAGCAAGCAGGCAACGGGTGCCGCCGACATCAACAAGTTCTATGGCGACAGCGGCCCTAACTTCCTGCTCAATCCACAGCTACGCGGCGGAGCACGCTGA
- a CDS encoding ATP-grasp domain-containing protein — protein MDISPLVILTHVRHAAVTEGFLPAAQRLGLPVVLITDHRLDHLHYFSSVTDNAPLQIIECDVFNPLSVIDALRSAGIRPAAVFSNSDHLQTATALVATSFGLPAKDWRICYAAKNKAAMRERLQELGLPTPWFHSLAPGQSLPQNIPWPVIAKPREGVASLDVKLCADEPALREYLDTFWQRYPGRTVLLEAFLEGPLFTLETLSDGERIDVIGGFDVTLSEPPHFIELEARWNGDAVKRGQEKALAQVRAFGIGFGVCHSEFILTAQGPVLVEINYRSIGDGREFMLDRMFERQWFETILRLHRGERLALPEATRDHALVRYYVARREGRLASASTDQSHVAPLGHSYYRSLRQAGDDIRLSYSNKDYLGILHVVADNEDALHHTLHVAEAQLHWDIAAEQTSAEAGS, from the coding sequence ATGGATATTTCCCCGCTTGTCATCCTTACGCACGTCCGGCATGCCGCCGTTACCGAGGGTTTTTTGCCCGCCGCCCAGCGATTGGGCTTGCCGGTCGTGCTGATTACCGATCATCGCTTGGATCATCTGCATTATTTCAGCTCAGTGACAGATAATGCACCGCTACAGATAATCGAATGCGACGTTTTTAATCCGCTGAGTGTTATCGACGCTTTGCGCAGTGCCGGTATTCGCCCGGCCGCGGTTTTCTCCAATAGCGACCATCTGCAAACAGCTACCGCGCTTGTTGCTACAAGCTTTGGGCTGCCCGCGAAAGATTGGCGGATCTGTTACGCGGCCAAGAACAAAGCGGCCATGCGCGAACGCCTGCAAGAGCTGGGCTTGCCCACGCCGTGGTTTCACAGCCTCGCACCCGGCCAATCGCTGCCGCAAAACATACCCTGGCCGGTGATTGCCAAGCCACGCGAAGGCGTGGCCAGCCTGGACGTAAAACTCTGTGCCGACGAGCCGGCCTTGCGCGAGTATCTCGATACCTTCTGGCAACGTTACCCGGGACGCACGGTGCTGCTGGAAGCGTTCCTCGAAGGGCCGTTGTTCACTCTGGAAACCCTGAGCGACGGCGAGCGTATCGATGTCATCGGCGGCTTCGACGTCACCCTGTCCGAGCCGCCCCATTTCATCGAACTGGAAGCGCGCTGGAACGGCGATGCGGTTAAACGCGGGCAGGAGAAAGCGCTAGCGCAGGTCCGGGCATTTGGTATCGGTTTCGGCGTCTGCCACAGCGAATTTATTCTGACCGCACAAGGGCCCGTGCTGGTGGAGATCAACTATCGCAGCATCGGCGACGGCCGGGAATTCATGCTCGATCGCATGTTCGAACGGCAATGGTTCGAAACCATCCTGCGCTTGCATCGCGGCGAGCGCCTTGCGCTACCGGAGGCGACGCGCGATCACGCCCTGGTACGTTACTACGTCGCTCGGCGAGAAGGTCGATTGGCTTCGGCCAGCACCGATCAAAGCCACGTCGCTCCCTTGGGTCACAGCTATTACCGCAGCCTGCGCCAGGCCGGAGACGACATCCGCCTGTCGTATTCGAACAAGGACTATCTGGGCATCCTGCACGTTGTCGCCGACAACGAAGATGCTCTGCACCACACCTTGCATGTCGCCGAAGCGCAACTGCATTGGGACATTGCTGCCGAGCAGACATCGGCTGAGGCGGGTTCATGA
- a CDS encoding TonB-dependent siderophore receptor: MRFKYRPQCLSVAIGCALFCAQAYADDTVDSSKPRDLQAVTVQGNVLGASKVEDVRTYAGSRQVIDQKALSTGAYRSLDDALQHVPGVKIFDETGTGVLPQIMLRGLYESRSGRVQVLEDGIPLSLAPYGQTSLSLFPVTINQIDRIDIVRGGAAVQYGPNNVGGVINLVSKPIPETWTTTIGEKITGGGAGHFLKDTSASTGGYLSPNFGLQLDADWLKGQYWRDHSDTDVKNVRLRTEWWLDDDKVIKADIGRYVANMDMAGALSVADYQQDPRQATRPLDRFTGRTTRSSLTYQQDLGAWGPFDQSQFNWTSFGAESSRNFIVGMRRLSAETWRSDLPPQLLQSAPRGFSVYGTEPRLALHMESGGVTQQWTVGVRAEREDIDFVVGNTGLDNGVYTLVRNWKFKDRALAAYVSDAIGFFDDRLTVTPGVRYEHLDSNYHDLVSGKTTQNNIRNGLPGLTIGYKLAPKWYVYADAQRSLRPPQVTQIVFGDDLNSELAWNYEAGARYFPSEGTSLNVDVYRIDFDNQIALDNTTRTYANLGKTRHQGAEAQFEWSPLGLRQLKLDLGYAYLDASQQSGQYAGLRVPYTSRNQFNLGASYELDRTVFALNGYYFSSAFTDAANTKLENAIASVGELPSYAVWNAQVTHTFLRVNDTTLKGSLAVNNLFDRRYYFRGIDTSPWGREPAPGRTVTAGVELTF; the protein is encoded by the coding sequence TTGCGTTTCAAGTACCGCCCCCAGTGCCTCAGCGTTGCGATCGGCTGCGCTCTTTTCTGCGCGCAAGCCTACGCCGACGACACGGTCGACAGCTCCAAGCCGCGCGATCTGCAGGCCGTTACCGTCCAGGGAAATGTACTGGGCGCATCGAAAGTCGAAGACGTACGCACTTATGCGGGCAGCCGCCAGGTGATCGACCAGAAGGCGCTTTCCACTGGCGCGTATCGTTCGCTGGACGATGCCCTGCAGCACGTGCCTGGCGTGAAGATCTTCGACGAGACCGGCACCGGCGTACTGCCGCAGATCATGCTTCGCGGTCTGTATGAAAGTCGCAGTGGTCGCGTGCAGGTGCTGGAGGATGGCATTCCGCTATCGCTTGCACCCTATGGCCAGACCAGCCTGTCGTTGTTCCCGGTCACCATCAACCAGATCGATCGTATCGACATCGTCCGTGGCGGTGCCGCCGTGCAATACGGTCCGAACAATGTCGGTGGTGTCATCAATCTGGTCAGCAAGCCTATTCCCGAGACCTGGACGACGACGATCGGCGAAAAGATCACCGGCGGCGGCGCAGGGCATTTCCTCAAGGACACCTCCGCCAGCACCGGCGGTTATCTCTCGCCCAACTTTGGCCTGCAACTGGATGCCGACTGGCTCAAGGGTCAGTACTGGCGCGACCACAGCGATACCGACGTCAAGAACGTTCGGCTGCGCACCGAATGGTGGCTGGACGACGACAAGGTGATCAAGGCCGATATAGGCCGCTATGTCGCCAATATGGATATGGCCGGTGCCTTGTCGGTGGCCGATTATCAACAAGATCCGCGTCAGGCAACGCGTCCCTTGGATCGCTTTACCGGGCGTACGACACGTAGCTCGCTCACCTATCAGCAAGACCTCGGTGCCTGGGGTCCATTCGACCAGTCGCAGTTCAACTGGACAAGCTTCGGCGCGGAAAGCTCGCGCAATTTCATCGTCGGCATGCGCCGTTTATCCGCCGAAACCTGGCGCTCGGACCTGCCGCCGCAGCTGCTGCAGAGCGCGCCGCGCGGCTTCAGCGTCTATGGCACCGAACCGCGCTTGGCCCTGCACATGGAGAGTGGTGGCGTCACGCAACAATGGACCGTGGGCGTGCGTGCCGAACGCGAAGACATCGATTTTGTCGTCGGCAATACCGGCTTGGACAATGGCGTTTACACGCTGGTGCGCAACTGGAAATTCAAGGACCGCGCCCTGGCCGCTTACGTGAGCGACGCGATCGGTTTCTTCGATGACCGCCTCACCGTGACGCCCGGCGTGCGCTACGAGCACCTGGATTCGAATTATCACGATCTGGTCAGCGGCAAGACCACGCAGAACAACATCCGCAACGGCCTGCCCGGTCTGACCATCGGCTACAAGCTTGCACCGAAATGGTACGTCTACGCCGATGCGCAGCGCTCGCTGCGCCCGCCGCAGGTGACGCAGATCGTGTTCGGCGACGATCTCAATTCGGAGTTGGCATGGAACTATGAGGCCGGCGCGCGCTATTTCCCGAGCGAAGGCACCAGCCTCAATGTCGATGTCTACCGTATCGACTTCGATAACCAGATTGCGCTCGACAATACCACGCGCACCTACGCCAATCTCGGCAAGACGCGGCATCAGGGTGCGGAAGCCCAATTCGAATGGAGTCCGCTCGGCCTGCGCCAGCTCAAGCTCGACCTGGGCTATGCCTATCTGGATGCCAGCCAGCAGTCTGGGCAATACGCCGGCCTGCGCGTTCCCTACACCTCGCGCAATCAATTCAATCTGGGCGCCTCGTACGAACTGGATCGCACCGTGTTCGCACTGAATGGCTATTACTTCAGCAGCGCATTTACCGATGCCGCCAATACCAAGCTGGAAAACGCCATTGCATCGGTGGGCGAACTGCCATCCTACGCGGTATGGAATGCCCAGGTGACGCACACCTTCCTGCGCGTCAACGACACCACGCTCAAGGGGTCACTGGCGGTGAATAACCTGTTCGATCGTCGCTATTACTTCCGCGGTATCGACACCAGTCCGTGGGGCCGAGAACCCGCTCCCGGGCGCACGGTCACAGCCGGCGTGGAGCTGACCTTCTAA
- a CDS encoding aldolase/citrate lyase family protein, with protein sequence MPCSVGLLNSVPSPLLCEMFGHAGYNFVVLDLEHQLLSPDQLQHAIRACELGQCEPWVRVPEVDEKLIGRVLDAGARGVVISRLETAEQAERAVKAAHFPPFGRRGITGGRVTGFGKTSLDDYIAWTRDAIRVVPMIESATGIDALPEILAVPGISLVMEGALDLALDMGLGPQPMHDRIWDQLLRMAAYCDAAGVPFCANPRDEKQRDYWLARKPRWLLAGEDRGLLMTALRERRRELHVSSPTTAAS encoded by the coding sequence ATGCCCTGCTCCGTCGGATTACTCAACTCGGTTCCGTCGCCCTTGTTGTGCGAGATGTTCGGGCATGCCGGCTACAACTTCGTCGTGCTGGATCTGGAGCATCAACTGCTCTCGCCCGATCAACTTCAGCACGCCATACGCGCCTGCGAACTGGGTCAGTGCGAACCCTGGGTGCGCGTACCCGAAGTCGATGAAAAATTGATCGGACGTGTATTGGACGCCGGCGCGAGAGGCGTAGTGATTTCGCGTCTGGAAACCGCCGAACAAGCGGAGCGCGCAGTCAAGGCTGCACATTTTCCACCGTTCGGTCGACGCGGCATCACCGGCGGGCGAGTCACCGGATTCGGCAAGACCTCGCTCGACGATTACATCGCCTGGACCCGTGACGCCATCCGCGTCGTACCGATGATCGAAAGCGCGACCGGTATCGATGCCCTGCCCGAGATCCTTGCCGTACCCGGCATTTCTCTAGTCATGGAAGGCGCCCTCGATCTCGCGCTCGACATGGGCCTGGGACCGCAACCCATGCACGATCGCATCTGGGATCAGTTACTGCGTATGGCGGCGTATTGCGATGCTGCGGGTGTGCCCTTCTGCGCCAACCCTCGCGACGAAAAACAACGCGATTACTGGCTCGCACGCAAACCGCGCTGGCTACTCGCCGGCGAAGACCGCGGGCTGCTGATGACGGCGCTGCGCGAACGGCGGCGTGAGCTCCATGTTTCCTCTCCAACTACCGCCGCTTCCTGA
- a CDS encoding MASE1 domain-containing protein — translation MLKAKGMPNWLQQAAVAIGYGIVGYIAQQFVISHFQPYAGLRLVLLLVLPYRFWPALAVGELASLGAVAIECGPLYGWGWAAFRAFPTVVLAMPIIRAFRNRWPRLGDKVSANVAPLLACALSVSAVWAAYSLVIFSMLRTPAGYVSPPYHLLAERYFLGQCVGIITLTPLLLWLNEARHKSTWRELWNEFVSSRLALESTVILVPSLFFLTWLAIKGSDEIAQIARMAMFLPVAALTLRNGWRGAAIGSALASICVIIAMPAARDPGTVAAQAFIALTSGILLLLGSRISALHSREQQERIDERRAIQLAQSSILQSERRLHQAAEALEDMRDIMAVSQDYIFDRFQRLLSPAEQRGFRRDAAQTQQQLYQLAGGLSPRLQREQDLPVTLSNGTLARALDEAGVAYRCDVQNRAPGQLGPALPIALYRLACEAALHLCTQYHSKRIHLRLRVGVTGERVWALMSIEGGEAANEPFIRGSMLQRHLGASGMDLEALRGQAKVYGGNVRMRSTEGRPRITLLLTEAEVA, via the coding sequence ATGTTGAAAGCAAAGGGAATGCCTAATTGGCTGCAGCAGGCGGCCGTAGCCATAGGCTATGGAATTGTCGGTTATATCGCGCAGCAATTCGTCATTTCACATTTTCAGCCCTACGCGGGGTTGCGGCTCGTTTTACTCCTCGTATTGCCTTATCGATTCTGGCCTGCCCTGGCGGTGGGTGAACTCGCGTCGCTTGGCGCGGTGGCTATCGAGTGCGGGCCGCTGTATGGCTGGGGCTGGGCGGCGTTTCGCGCCTTCCCCACCGTTGTACTGGCCATGCCTATCATTCGGGCATTTCGTAATCGCTGGCCGCGGCTGGGCGACAAGGTCTCGGCCAACGTTGCTCCTCTGCTGGCCTGCGCGCTTTCCGTATCGGCCGTATGGGCGGCCTACAGCCTGGTGATCTTCTCCATGCTGCGTACGCCGGCCGGATACGTATCACCGCCCTACCATCTCTTGGCCGAACGTTATTTCCTCGGCCAGTGCGTGGGCATTATCACGCTGACGCCTCTGCTGTTGTGGCTCAATGAAGCGCGGCACAAATCGACCTGGCGCGAACTCTGGAACGAATTCGTTTCCAGCCGGCTGGCGTTGGAAAGCACCGTCATTCTTGTGCCGTCCCTGTTCTTTTTGACCTGGCTGGCAATCAAGGGCAGCGATGAGATTGCGCAAATCGCCCGCATGGCGATGTTCCTGCCTGTGGCGGCGCTCACTCTGCGCAATGGTTGGCGTGGCGCTGCTATCGGCAGCGCGCTGGCCAGCATCTGCGTCATTATCGCCATGCCTGCGGCCCGCGATCCGGGCACGGTAGCTGCGCAGGCGTTTATCGCCTTGACCAGCGGCATCTTGCTGTTGCTCGGTAGCCGCATCAGCGCGCTGCATTCGCGCGAGCAGCAGGAACGCATCGACGAGCGGCGCGCCATCCAGCTTGCACAGAGCAGCATCCTGCAAAGCGAACGGCGTCTGCATCAGGCAGCCGAAGCGCTGGAAGATATGCGCGACATCATGGCCGTGTCGCAAGACTACATATTCGATCGTTTCCAGCGCCTGTTATCGCCGGCTGAACAGCGCGGCTTCCGCCGGGATGCAGCGCAAACGCAACAGCAGCTCTATCAATTGGCCGGCGGACTTTCGCCGCGTCTTCAGCGCGAGCAAGACCTGCCGGTGACATTGAGCAATGGCACGCTGGCCCGTGCACTGGATGAAGCAGGCGTCGCCTATCGTTGCGACGTTCAAAATCGTGCGCCGGGTCAACTGGGGCCGGCATTGCCCATCGCGCTTTACCGCCTTGCATGCGAAGCGGCGCTGCACCTGTGTACGCAATATCACAGCAAACGCATCCATCTGCGCCTGCGCGTTGGCGTCACTGGCGAGCGGGTCTGGGCGCTGATGAGTATCGAAGGTGGCGAAGCCGCTAACGAGCCTTTCATTCGTGGCAGCATGCTGCAGCGCCACCTTGGCGCAAGCGGTATGGATCTCGAAGCATTACGCGGCCAGGCCAAAGTCTACGGTGGCAACGTAAGAATGCGATCCACCGAAGGCCGCCCGCGTATTACCCTGCTTCTCACAGAAGCTGAAGTTGCATAA